From Chryseobacterium sp. H1D6B, a single genomic window includes:
- a CDS encoding aspartyl protease family protein, translating to MKKLLLIVTLFLSFILNAQNSVPFTLNEYGHIMIKVKVDNVEGNFIFDTGAGLNVYFEKFAKKLSKKESYNFFVGHRATGEAIECPLYHSESVMIGKNNFKDQTYSTFDVDFPNVDGLISLQMFQNTPVTIDYEKSELIFGELKNTDKKKFIDIQIADHAGKAIDIFTNIKVNNKITIQVSLDSGSGKGAFTFSSHFLDVLGLNKADFKTLEAKSDFNNSKSNKVYMGSVAEISTVNNLAKVEKPNARFVDGLIYEGITGIEWLGKKITISIPDKKIYIIK from the coding sequence ATGAAGAAACTACTATTAATTGTAACCCTGTTTCTGAGCTTCATCTTAAATGCTCAAAACTCTGTACCGTTTACCCTTAATGAATACGGACATATCATGATTAAAGTTAAGGTAGATAATGTAGAAGGAAATTTTATTTTCGATACAGGTGCAGGGCTCAATGTATACTTTGAGAAATTTGCAAAAAAACTGTCTAAAAAAGAATCCTATAACTTCTTTGTAGGACATAGAGCTACAGGAGAAGCTATAGAGTGCCCACTTTATCATTCGGAGAGTGTAATGATCGGAAAAAATAATTTTAAAGACCAGACTTATTCCACTTTTGATGTGGATTTCCCTAATGTTGACGGCTTGATTTCTCTCCAAATGTTTCAAAATACGCCGGTAACCATTGATTATGAAAAAAGTGAATTGATCTTTGGAGAATTAAAAAACACAGACAAGAAAAAATTTATTGATATTCAGATTGCTGATCATGCCGGAAAAGCAATTGATATTTTTACGAATATAAAAGTTAATAATAAAATCACAATTCAGGTTTCTCTTGATTCAGGATCAGGAAAAGGAGCATTTACTTTCAGTTCACATTTCTTGGACGTACTGGGATTGAATAAAGCTGATTTTAAAACCTTAGAAGCAAAAAGTGACTTTAATAATTCAAAATCTAATAAAGTATACATGGGAAGTGTTGCGGAGATTTCTACAGTAAATAATCTGGCGAAAGTAGAAAAGCCTAATGCACGCTTTGTAGACGGGCTTATATACGAAGGCATCACCGGAATTGAGTGGCTTGGAAAGAAAATAACAATCAGTATTCCTGATAAAAAAATATACATCATCAAGTAA